The nucleotide sequence CAACCGCGTTGGTGACCCGCCACGGACCCTTGAGGGAGTCAAGCGCCCACGCCGCGGCTCCCGTCTGCCCTTCGGCCTTCTTGTAGACCGTCTTTGTCACGCGTCGGCCGAACACGATCACCGACAGTAGGACGCCAAGGATCAGACCCATCGGGAGGAACAGCCACTGGGCGTTCATGAGCCAGCCCAGACCAAACATCACAAGGGTGGTGAGCACGATCGTTCCGGCCATGATCGGAACGAGCCACTTGTCTTCCTTGCGCTGCATCTTGAAGGCCTGCCACAGCTGAGATCGACGCTCTTTCGAGCGCTTCCTGCGCGTTGCCTTCAGTTCCTTGCGTTCTGCCTTGTCGAGCTTGCCCTTGCCCGCTGAGCCCTTAGCCATACATCCCAGGATACTTCCCCTGCCGTGGCCGAGCGCCATGCAGTCCGACTGGCGCTAACCGCCATAGCGGGCAAGTACGGCACTAGCCTCCTGAGCCGCGGTGCCTTCGCCCGCGAGATGTGTGAGGTTCGCGGGTAGCTCTTCGCCCCGCTCAGCGACTGCGTGAGTGTAAAGACGGCCGGCACGGTACGACGACCGCACGAGAGGGCCTGCCATGACGCCAGCGAAGCCGAGATCCCGGGCCGTATCAGAATGGGCGACGAACTCCTCGGGCTTTACCCATCGTTCGACCGGATGATGACGGGGGGAGGGACGCAGATACTGCGTAATCGTGATGATGTCACAGCCCGCGGTGCGGAGGTCCTGCAACGCTTCAGAGACCTCTTCGGGTGTTTCCCCCATTCCGAGAATCAGGTTCGATTTGGTGACCAGTCCCACGTCGCGTGCGGCACTGATGACGTCCAGGGAACGCTGGTAGCGGAATGCGGGACGGATCCGGCGGAAGACCCGGGGGACAGTTTCGACATTGTGCGCAAGTACCTCCGGCCGTGAACCGAAAACCTCATCAAGCTGCTCAGGGTCGGCGTTGAAGTCGGGAATCAGAAGTTCGACTCCCGTGCCGGGGTTGAGGGCGTGAATTTGGCGCACAGTTTCTGCGTATAGCCAGGCGCCACCATCCGGAAGATCGTCGCGGGCAACTCCAGTAATTGTCGAGTATCGGAGCCCCATCGCCTGCACGCTCTCCGCGACA is from Hoyosella subflava DQS3-9A1 and encodes:
- the lipA gene encoding lipoyl synthase — protein: MTIAPEGRKLLRIEARNAETPIERKPNWIKTRAKMGPEYTELKGLVRREGLHTVCEEAGCPNIFECWEDREATFLIGGDQCTRRCDFCQIDTGKPAELDRDEPRRVAESVQAMGLRYSTITGVARDDLPDGGAWLYAETVRQIHALNPGTGVELLIPDFNADPEQLDEVFGSRPEVLAHNVETVPRVFRRIRPAFRYQRSLDVISAARDVGLVTKSNLILGMGETPEEVSEALQDLRTAGCDIITITQYLRPSPRHHPVERWVKPEEFVAHSDTARDLGFAGVMAGPLVRSSYRAGRLYTHAVAERGEELPANLTHLAGEGTAAQEASAVLARYGG
- a CDS encoding DUF4191 domain-containing protein — encoded protein: MAKGSAGKGKLDKAERKELKATRRKRSKERRSQLWQAFKMQRKEDKWLVPIMAGTIVLTTLVMFGLGWLMNAQWLFLPMGLILGVLLSVIVFGRRVTKTVYKKAEGQTGAAAWALDSLKGPWRVTNAVAGTTHLDAVHRVLGRPGIILVGEGAPHRVKSLLTQEKKRVSRLVGDTPIYEIIVGNEADQIPLPKLQKAMNRLPKNITRKQMDSLEQRLAAIASRTSGPAMPHGPVPGGGKMKSVQRTIKRR